A genomic region of Fundidesulfovibrio terrae contains the following coding sequences:
- a CDS encoding TadE/TadG family type IV pilus assembly protein, with amino-acid sequence MKPRTPSDAGENGTALLEFVVMALFILGPLTAMIIDFGQILNVNNVITRAAEEGALAAGNAKPPGPVVSSAISGAKLDAAKATTTVSAGAVGGAQGSLVSVTVAYDLSGLCFFPWPDFILSLTSVTATSTVRHF; translated from the coding sequence ATGAAACCGCGCACCCCCTCCGACGCCGGCGAAAACGGGACCGCCCTGCTGGAATTCGTCGTGATGGCCCTCTTCATCCTGGGACCGTTGACAGCCATGATCATCGACTTCGGCCAGATACTCAACGTCAACAACGTCATCACACGCGCCGCCGAGGAAGGCGCCCTGGCCGCGGGCAACGCCAAGCCGCCAGGTCCTGTCGTCAGCTCGGCGATCTCCGGCGCCAAACTTGACGCAGCCAAGGCGACAACCACGGTGTCCGCCGGTGCGGTGGGCGGAGCCCAGGGATCACTGGTGTCGGTAACGGTGGCGTACGACCTTTCCGGCCTGTGCTTCTTCCCCTGGCCGGACTTCATTCTTTCCCTCACCTCCGTCACGGCCACCTCCACGGTTCGCCACTTCTAG
- a CDS encoding TadE/TadG family type IV pilus assembly protein: MKTHEAKRKNMGGATIVEFALVLLPLLLMLMGCIEFGRYFWAQHVLSSAAAEGARMAILTDATDAQVNDRIVQTVSDGGISAVPTYSFTARTPGEAITVTVSVPYNVIALGGFVPAMLGITQVTGTSVMVGQQ; this comes from the coding sequence ATGAAGACGCATGAAGCAAAACGAAAAAACATGGGCGGTGCGACGATAGTTGAATTCGCCCTGGTTCTGCTGCCGCTTCTTCTGATGCTGATGGGTTGCATCGAGTTCGGCAGGTACTTCTGGGCCCAGCACGTGCTGAGCTCCGCCGCGGCCGAGGGAGCCCGCATGGCCATACTGACCGACGCCACCGACGCCCAGGTGAACGACCGCATCGTCCAGACCGTGAGCGACGGAGGGATTTCGGCCGTTCCGACGTATTCCTTCACGGCCCGCACTCCGGGTGAGGCCATCACGGTCACGGTGAGCGTTCCCTACAACGTGATCGCCCTGGGCGGATTCGTTCCGGCCATGCTGGGAATCACCCAGGTGACAGGGACGTCGGTCATGGTGGGACAGCAATGA
- a CDS encoding type II and III secretion system protein family protein produces the protein MQRTFHKRLVVTALFLFIACLSTRSDAFGAEVRGQGAQRIRITTGKSAIVRCPADIARVSVADPNVADYVLIPPNQLYVAAKNTGVTNLTLWDANNQVRGLYDVEVSPDIQRLKMLIAEVVPEESGIEVRAANDAIALSGTVKNELNVQRVLTMAAAHGKVLNLMQVGGVQQVMLEVRVAEMQRALIKRMGININAISNGDFFYTFLGGLTSLSSLQNLLYETSKGVNNPSRFDPQTTLAVDPKVQGILNLNTVMGGRPVTWTGFIDILKDSGLVKILAEPTLVCLNGQTAEFLAGGEIPVPIPQALGTVTVEWKKFGVELSFTPHVLSGDKISMKVQPSVSDLDYTRAIQIGSTQVPSILKRSTSTVVELGDGQSFAIAGLLREDARDTSKKFPGVGDVPVLGSLFKSSEYQKNQTELVIIITPRLAKPLDAKNLKLPTDGFPKEPDDLEFYLGIDRNKLKRSAPANQGGPMGVTKDSLDGEFGQTITPPPVASPASTGNVSGNTSKQGS, from the coding sequence ATGCAGCGCACATTCCACAAAAGACTCGTCGTTACGGCCCTTTTCCTCTTCATCGCGTGCCTGAGCACCCGCTCCGACGCCTTTGGCGCGGAGGTCCGGGGCCAGGGCGCGCAGCGCATCCGCATCACCACCGGCAAGTCGGCCATCGTCCGGTGCCCGGCGGACATCGCCCGCGTCTCGGTGGCGGACCCCAACGTGGCCGACTACGTGCTCATCCCGCCCAACCAGCTTTACGTGGCCGCCAAGAACACCGGCGTCACCAACCTGACCCTGTGGGACGCCAACAACCAGGTGCGGGGCCTCTACGACGTGGAAGTCTCGCCGGACATCCAGCGCCTGAAGATGCTCATAGCCGAGGTCGTTCCCGAAGAGTCCGGCATCGAGGTGCGCGCGGCCAACGACGCCATCGCCCTGTCCGGCACGGTCAAGAACGAGCTGAACGTGCAGCGGGTGCTGACCATGGCCGCTGCCCACGGCAAGGTGCTCAACCTCATGCAGGTGGGCGGGGTGCAGCAGGTGATGCTCGAAGTGCGCGTGGCGGAGATGCAGCGCGCGCTCATCAAGCGCATGGGCATCAACATAAACGCCATCTCCAACGGAGACTTCTTCTACACCTTCCTGGGCGGCCTCACCAGCCTGTCGAGCCTGCAGAACCTTCTCTACGAGACGTCCAAGGGCGTGAACAACCCGTCCCGCTTCGACCCCCAAACGACCTTAGCCGTCGACCCGAAAGTCCAGGGCATCCTTAACCTGAACACCGTCATGGGCGGGCGGCCCGTGACCTGGACCGGCTTCATCGACATCCTCAAGGACAGCGGCCTGGTCAAGATCCTGGCCGAGCCCACCCTGGTGTGCCTCAACGGGCAGACGGCCGAATTCCTGGCCGGCGGCGAGATTCCGGTGCCGATCCCCCAGGCCCTGGGCACGGTCACCGTCGAATGGAAGAAGTTCGGCGTGGAGCTGAGCTTCACCCCCCACGTGCTCTCCGGCGACAAGATCAGCATGAAGGTGCAGCCCTCCGTCTCGGACCTGGACTACACGCGGGCCATCCAGATCGGGTCCACCCAGGTTCCGTCCATCCTCAAGCGGAGCACGTCCACGGTGGTGGAGCTGGGCGACGGCCAGAGCTTCGCCATCGCCGGGCTCCTGCGCGAGGACGCCAGGGACACCTCCAAGAAATTCCCGGGCGTGGGCGACGTGCCGGTCCTGGGCAGCTTGTTCAAGAGCTCAGAGTACCAGAAGAACCAGACCGAACTGGTCATCATCATCACCCCCCGGCTGGCCAAGCCGCTCGACGCGAAGAACCTGAAGCTCCCCACCGACGGCTTCCCCAAGGAACCCGACGACCTGGAGTTCTACCTGGGCATCGACCGCAACAAGCTCAAGCGCAGCGCCCCGGCGAACCAGGGCGGCCCCATGGGCGTCACCAAGGACTCCCTCGACGGCGAGTTCGGCCAGACGATCACCCCGCCCCCCGTGGCGTCACCGGCTTCGACCGGCAACGTCTCCGGCAACACGAGCAAACAGGGGAGTTGA
- the cpaB gene encoding Flp pilus assembly protein CpaB: MNRGRILLNAAVALVVSLAAGFFVLLWLHGKKAGPAQAPPEKPQSSIVVSGSDLSRGTKLDPANLKTAPYFVEAVPQGSFTDVKDLEGRVLMVPLGGNEPVTEAKLFPKGMTGGLEAMISPGMRAVAVKGNKVMGMGGLVLPGARVDVLMTVDSSANPDKEEGRAESKVSKVVLEDVKVLATGAESEKKPSAKGQQLEEASYENYTLEVSPEDGEKLALASHQGQLNFALRNPLDKAVVNTQGANVATNLASFKENAGKGGKSERMVETIRGTTVEKQAVEGPTPLKKQ; this comes from the coding sequence ATGAACCGAGGACGCATCCTGCTCAACGCCGCCGTGGCCTTGGTGGTATCCCTGGCGGCCGGGTTCTTTGTCCTGCTCTGGCTGCACGGCAAGAAAGCCGGTCCGGCCCAGGCGCCGCCGGAAAAACCCCAATCGAGCATCGTGGTTTCCGGGTCGGACCTGTCCAGAGGGACCAAGCTGGACCCGGCCAACCTCAAGACGGCCCCCTACTTCGTCGAAGCCGTGCCCCAGGGCAGCTTCACCGACGTCAAGGACCTGGAAGGGCGCGTGCTCATGGTGCCGCTCGGCGGCAACGAACCCGTCACGGAGGCGAAGCTCTTCCCCAAAGGGATGACCGGCGGGCTGGAGGCCATGATCAGTCCCGGCATGCGCGCGGTGGCGGTCAAGGGCAACAAGGTGATGGGCATGGGCGGGCTCGTCCTTCCCGGAGCCAGGGTCGACGTGCTCATGACAGTGGATTCCTCCGCGAACCCCGACAAGGAGGAAGGGAGGGCCGAGAGCAAGGTCAGCAAGGTGGTGCTGGAGGACGTCAAGGTGCTGGCCACCGGCGCGGAATCCGAAAAGAAACCCAGCGCCAAGGGGCAGCAGCTGGAGGAGGCCTCCTACGAGAACTACACCCTGGAGGTGTCGCCCGAGGACGGCGAGAAACTGGCTCTGGCCTCCCACCAGGGGCAATTGAATTTCGCCTTGCGCAATCCGCTGGACAAGGCAGTGGTCAACACCCAGGGCGCCAACGTGGCGACCAACCTGGCGTCCTTCAAGGAAAACGCGGGCAAAGGCGGGAAGAGCGAACGGATGGTGGAGACGATCCGAGGAACCACCGTGGAAAAACAGGCCGTGGAAGGCCCTACCCCTCTGAAAAAGCAGTGA
- a CDS encoding A24 family peptidase, translating into MELSAEELIITSTLTAIMIAAAAFDLRRYRIPNALTASGVLIMLGLNYLSGSFDGLTASLLGLACAFAAHFLLFAWGILGAGDVKLFCVVGAALGAGAMLTVWLFVALAGGVQAGWIIARAALARRRAGADEALLAGRKACYGVAIAAGTLGTLGWRALGHDYIRVF; encoded by the coding sequence GTGGAGCTTTCGGCAGAAGAGCTCATCATTACGTCCACACTGACGGCGATCATGATCGCCGCAGCCGCGTTCGACCTGCGGCGCTACCGCATCCCCAACGCCCTCACCGCCTCGGGTGTCCTCATCATGCTGGGGCTCAACTATCTTTCCGGCTCCTTCGACGGCCTCACCGCCTCCCTGCTCGGCCTTGCCTGCGCCTTCGCCGCCCACTTCCTGCTTTTCGCCTGGGGAATCCTCGGCGCGGGCGACGTGAAACTGTTCTGCGTGGTGGGGGCGGCCCTGGGGGCAGGGGCCATGCTCACCGTGTGGCTTTTCGTCGCCCTGGCGGGCGGCGTGCAGGCCGGGTGGATCATAGCCCGGGCGGCCCTGGCCAGACGCCGCGCCGGGGCGGACGAGGCGCTGCTCGCCGGGCGCAAGGCCTGCTACGGCGTGGCCATAGCGGCCGGAACCCTCGGCACGCTGGGCTGGCGCGCCCTGGGGCACGATTACATTCGCGTTTTCTGA
- a CDS encoding Flp family type IVb pilin codes for MLNLMKRFVKEEDGATMVEYGLMVALIAAVCILAVTGIGTSLQGVFENVQTSLEAVPGGGS; via the coding sequence ATGTTGAATCTGATGAAAAGGTTTGTAAAGGAAGAGGACGGGGCGACGATGGTTGAATATGGTCTGATGGTGGCTCTGATTGCTGCCGTGTGCATCCTGGCTGTAACCGGCATAGGCACGAGTCTCCAAGGCGTATTCGAAAACGTCCAGACTTCGCTTGAAGCTGTCCCCGGCGGCGGTTCCTGA
- a CDS encoding DUF362 domain-containing protein, translating to MDRRDFIKLTAAGIAVAAGAYLVLDRESHVETPVFVGKAASYGADIAGLLKSALAELRFDASRIAGKTVLLKPNLVEPRAGAGHINTHPAVVRAAAETFFSLGAGRVIVGEAAGHLCDSYEVLELSGMGDALAEDRIPFVDFNAGPVTAVPNAGGLTSLKRLFLPNALLAADLIVSVAKMKTHHWAGVTLSMKNLFGVMPGTIYGWPKNVLHMQGIPRSIVDINATVKPHLAIVDGIVGMEGDGPIMGTPKACGVIVVGECLPSVDATCARIMGADPWKIPFLKLAKRLGPLSETHIRQRGESVADVGSEFTFLDFIEAQRIRSGG from the coding sequence ATGGACAGGCGTGACTTCATCAAGCTGACCGCAGCGGGCATTGCCGTCGCCGCCGGGGCCTACCTCGTCCTTGACCGCGAATCCCATGTCGAGACCCCGGTTTTCGTGGGCAAGGCCGCAAGCTACGGGGCGGACATCGCGGGCCTTCTCAAGAGCGCCCTCGCAGAACTGCGCTTCGACGCCTCGCGGATCGCCGGGAAAACCGTCCTGCTCAAGCCGAACCTGGTCGAGCCCCGTGCCGGAGCCGGGCACATCAACACCCACCCCGCCGTTGTCCGCGCCGCGGCCGAGACCTTCTTCTCCCTCGGGGCCGGGCGGGTCATCGTGGGTGAGGCGGCCGGGCACCTCTGCGACTCTTACGAGGTCCTCGAGCTTTCCGGAATGGGCGACGCCCTGGCCGAAGACCGCATCCCCTTCGTGGATTTCAACGCCGGACCGGTGACTGCCGTGCCCAACGCTGGCGGCCTCACGTCGCTCAAGCGGCTCTTCCTTCCGAACGCCCTTCTGGCCGCCGACCTCATCGTCTCGGTGGCCAAGATGAAAACCCACCACTGGGCCGGGGTGACGCTCTCCATGAAGAACCTCTTCGGGGTCATGCCCGGCACGATCTACGGCTGGCCCAAGAACGTGCTCCACATGCAGGGCATCCCGCGCTCCATCGTGGACATCAACGCCACGGTAAAGCCGCACCTGGCCATCGTGGACGGCATTGTCGGCATGGAAGGCGACGGCCCCATCATGGGGACCCCGAAAGCCTGCGGCGTGATCGTGGTGGGGGAGTGCCTGCCGTCGGTGGACGCCACCTGCGCCAGGATCATGGGCGCGGACCCGTGGAAGATACCCTTCCTGAAATTGGCCAAGCGCCTCGGGCCATTGTCGGAAACGCACATCCGCCAGCGCGGGGAGAGTGTCGCGGACGTGGGATCGGAGTTTACATTTCTGGATTTCATAGAGGCGCAGCGGATCAGGAGCGGTGGGTAA
- a CDS encoding acyl carrier protein: protein MNVTKDALRELPEEPDAGQAVAGGEHGKSEAIARILRGWREVEPDAKYQVGPLRPGDGQGVAQLFYSVYGDRYPVEDYYIPARIEQLNSDGSLLTVVARLESGAVAGQGAYYQSSPPNKALYEFGQLLVAAEYRNTLMAAKITREMDRLSHTMTQAQGFFGEAVCTHTITQKLVDKQGYSECGLEVSLMPAGAYEKEGAGAQRVSCLIGARVDRDRRMPLNLPECYRREMELILDGFSLDREISFSSQDAPLAAESSLDSRTFDFASVERVQSLKVGADFPARVLELDESAKRRGLAVVQVFVNAGEPGAVFAVDALRARGFILGGLVPLWFGPDGLLMQKLYVAPEFEAVNLHSDRAKALFAFIRADWDRARSLA, encoded by the coding sequence ATGAACGTGACGAAGGATGCGCTGCGTGAACTGCCCGAGGAGCCGGACGCCGGCCAGGCCGTGGCCGGCGGGGAACACGGGAAGAGCGAGGCCATCGCCCGGATACTCCGGGGCTGGCGGGAGGTCGAGCCGGACGCCAAGTACCAGGTGGGTCCGCTCAGGCCCGGGGACGGGCAGGGCGTGGCCCAGCTGTTCTACTCCGTGTACGGGGATCGCTACCCCGTGGAGGACTATTACATCCCCGCGCGCATCGAACAGCTCAACAGTGACGGCAGCCTGCTCACGGTGGTGGCCCGGCTGGAATCCGGGGCCGTGGCCGGGCAGGGCGCCTATTACCAGAGCTCACCCCCCAACAAGGCCCTCTACGAATTCGGGCAGCTGCTGGTCGCCGCCGAGTACCGCAACACGCTCATGGCCGCCAAGATCACCCGGGAGATGGACCGCCTCTCGCACACCATGACCCAGGCCCAGGGCTTCTTCGGCGAGGCGGTGTGCACGCACACGATCACCCAGAAGCTCGTCGACAAGCAGGGGTACTCGGAGTGCGGCCTGGAGGTGTCCCTGATGCCCGCCGGGGCCTACGAGAAGGAAGGAGCCGGAGCCCAGCGGGTGAGCTGCCTGATAGGGGCCCGGGTGGACCGCGACCGGCGCATGCCGCTGAACCTGCCCGAATGCTACCGCCGGGAGATGGAGCTGATCCTGGACGGCTTTTCCCTGGACCGGGAGATCAGCTTCAGCAGCCAGGATGCACCCCTGGCCGCAGAAAGCTCGCTCGACTCCCGCACCTTCGACTTCGCCTCGGTGGAGCGGGTGCAGTCCCTGAAAGTGGGAGCCGATTTTCCCGCGCGGGTGCTCGAACTGGACGAAAGCGCGAAACGCCGCGGCCTGGCCGTAGTCCAGGTTTTCGTCAACGCGGGCGAGCCTGGGGCGGTCTTCGCGGTGGACGCCCTGCGCGCACGCGGGTTCATCCTGGGGGGGCTCGTCCCGCTCTGGTTCGGCCCGGACGGGCTTCTCATGCAGAAGCTCTACGTTGCGCCGGAGTTCGAAGCGGTCAACCTGCATTCGGACAGGGCCAAGGCCCTCTTCGCCTTTATCCGCGCGGACTGGGACCGCGCGCGCTCCCTGGCCTGA
- a CDS encoding xanthine dehydrogenase family protein molybdopterin-binding subunit, producing the protein MTLAPSSIPHRDSLSKAVGAERFSTDFSPPGCLWAGARRAGEPHARIKAVHTAEARAVEGVTAVLTGADVPGSNLQGIIHKDQPVLATDTVRHAGDAVALVVAESREALARALSRIRIELEPLPGVFDPELALKPGAPLVHPGREGGNLLSRGLVEKGDAPGAFAGCDVVVEGRYETPMQEHAFLEPPNGTARTTPGGGVEMVVSTQAPFRDRFEIGHALGLDPMRIRVRAPYLGGGFGGKDGATVQCLLALAALHCGGRWVKMCWSREETFLAGYKRHAARMRVRLGAARDGELKALDCSMHFDSGPYAHLTVEIMALALEHAGGPYSIPHTRIEGFCAYTNNPVGGAFRGFGVVQASFAIERSMDALAARLGMDPGELRLKNALRMGDANCAGVAVESPSGVTQCLEAVMAHPAWAERAAWKAGAPAFKHRGVGIAASLNAMGYGRGLPDSAAAKLELTRAGTFRIFNSVPDMGQGNAAAFVRMAATALNQDPAVFELVQPDTRLCLPAGSSSASRTTYTYGNALLKACEAMHAKLKARAALFLLADEPDRLRLAPGAVVDEATGRSVPLSMIGAMLSRDDRICVDQFAMPVVENPPDTGKEFRLGFPHRYFSHGACVCAVEADELTGQVELKSCVTAVECGRVFDALGVERQIQGAAAQGAGFALLENLAVDGGRILAGGLDTYLIPTSLDLPGLECLAVDGDEPTGPHGLKGMGEVGVHGPAPAVAQALQDAVGLAVRRVPVEPEDVLRALRGEKA; encoded by the coding sequence ATGACCCTGGCGCCATCCAGCATCCCGCATCGGGACTCCCTGTCCAAGGCCGTGGGGGCCGAACGCTTCAGCACGGATTTCAGCCCGCCCGGCTGCCTCTGGGCCGGGGCCAGGCGGGCGGGCGAGCCCCACGCCAGGATCAAGGCCGTGCACACGGCCGAGGCCCGGGCCGTCGAAGGCGTGACTGCCGTCCTCACAGGGGCGGACGTGCCCGGCTCCAACCTCCAGGGCATCATCCACAAGGACCAGCCCGTGCTGGCCACGGACACCGTGCGCCACGCCGGGGACGCGGTGGCCCTGGTGGTGGCCGAGAGCCGGGAGGCCCTGGCCCGGGCCCTGTCGCGCATCCGCATCGAGCTTGAACCGCTGCCGGGAGTCTTTGACCCGGAGCTGGCCCTTAAGCCCGGAGCCCCCCTGGTCCACCCCGGCCGGGAGGGCGGCAACCTGCTGTCCCGGGGGCTGGTGGAGAAGGGCGACGCGCCGGGGGCCTTCGCCGGGTGCGACGTGGTGGTCGAAGGGCGGTACGAGACCCCCATGCAGGAGCACGCCTTTCTGGAACCGCCCAACGGAACGGCCAGGACGACTCCGGGCGGCGGCGTCGAAATGGTGGTCTCCACCCAGGCTCCCTTCCGCGACCGCTTCGAGATCGGCCACGCCCTGGGCCTGGACCCCATGCGCATCCGCGTGCGCGCGCCCTACCTGGGCGGCGGTTTCGGCGGCAAGGACGGGGCCACCGTGCAGTGCCTGCTGGCCCTGGCCGCGCTGCACTGCGGCGGGCGCTGGGTGAAGATGTGCTGGAGCCGCGAGGAGACTTTCCTGGCCGGGTACAAGCGCCACGCCGCGCGCATGCGCGTGCGGCTCGGGGCAGCGCGGGACGGCGAGCTCAAGGCTCTGGACTGCTCCATGCATTTCGACTCCGGCCCATACGCCCATCTGACGGTCGAGATCATGGCCCTGGCCCTGGAGCACGCCGGAGGGCCGTACAGCATCCCGCACACCCGCATCGAGGGGTTCTGCGCCTACACCAACAACCCCGTGGGCGGAGCCTTCCGGGGCTTCGGGGTGGTCCAGGCGAGCTTCGCCATCGAGCGCAGCATGGACGCCCTAGCCGCGCGGCTTGGCATGGACCCGGGCGAGCTTCGCCTGAAGAACGCCCTGCGCATGGGTGATGCGAACTGCGCGGGGGTGGCCGTGGAATCCCCCTCGGGCGTTACGCAATGCCTGGAGGCGGTGATGGCCCATCCAGCCTGGGCGGAACGCGCCGCCTGGAAGGCCGGGGCGCCGGCCTTCAAGCACCGGGGTGTGGGGATAGCGGCATCGCTCAACGCCATGGGCTACGGCCGCGGCCTGCCCGACTCGGCGGCGGCCAAGCTCGAGCTGACGCGGGCCGGCACGTTCAGGATATTCAACTCCGTTCCGGACATGGGGCAGGGCAACGCGGCCGCGTTCGTCAGGATGGCCGCCACGGCCCTGAACCAGGACCCGGCCGTGTTCGAGCTGGTCCAGCCGGACACCCGGTTGTGCCTGCCCGCCGGATCGTCGTCCGCCAGCCGCACCACCTACACCTACGGCAACGCCCTGCTCAAAGCCTGCGAGGCCATGCACGCGAAGCTCAAGGCGCGGGCCGCGCTGTTTTTGCTGGCGGACGAGCCGGACCGCCTGCGCCTTGCGCCGGGGGCCGTGGTGGACGAGGCCACGGGCAGGTCCGTGCCTCTGTCCATGATCGGGGCCATGCTCAGCCGCGACGATCGCATCTGCGTGGACCAATTCGCGATGCCCGTGGTGGAGAATCCGCCGGACACGGGCAAGGAGTTCCGGCTCGGCTTCCCGCACCGCTACTTTTCGCATGGGGCCTGCGTCTGCGCCGTGGAGGCCGACGAGCTGACCGGGCAGGTGGAACTCAAAAGCTGCGTCACGGCCGTGGAGTGCGGGCGGGTGTTCGACGCGCTGGGCGTGGAGCGCCAGATTCAGGGCGCGGCGGCCCAGGGCGCGGGGTTCGCCCTGCTGGAGAACCTGGCCGTGGACGGCGGGCGCATCCTGGCCGGGGGCTTGGACACCTACCTCATCCCCACGTCCCTGGACCTGCCGGGCCTGGAATGCCTTGCCGTGGACGGAGACGAACCCACCGGCCCGCACGGCCTCAAGGGCATGGGGGAGGTCGGCGTCCACGGGCCCGCTCCGGCCGTGGCCCAGGCCCTGCAGGACGCCGTGGGACTCGCTGTCCGCCGCGTCCCCGTGGAGCCAGAGGACGTGCTGCGGGCGCTCCGGGGCGAAAAAGCATGA
- a CDS encoding (2Fe-2S)-binding protein encodes MREDITVTFTLNGAQVSIETSPGRRVLDLLREDLGLPAAKEGCGSGECGACAILVDGVARLSCLMLAAQLEGREVVTAEGLGTCENPHPIQAAFAASGAVQCGYCTPGMTVAASELLARNPSPDRCEVREAVSGNLCRCTGYVKIVDAVMDAAEAMRGGDS; translated from the coding sequence ATGAGAGAGGACATCACCGTGACGTTCACCTTGAACGGGGCGCAGGTAAGCATCGAAACAAGCCCCGGCAGGCGGGTCCTGGACCTCCTGCGCGAGGACCTGGGCCTGCCGGCGGCCAAGGAGGGCTGCGGTTCGGGCGAGTGCGGCGCGTGCGCCATACTGGTCGACGGCGTGGCCAGGCTCTCCTGCCTGATGCTGGCGGCGCAGCTGGAAGGCCGCGAGGTGGTCACGGCGGAAGGGCTCGGCACTTGCGAGAACCCCCATCCCATCCAGGCCGCGTTCGCGGCGAGCGGGGCCGTGCAGTGCGGGTACTGCACGCCGGGAATGACCGTGGCCGCCTCGGAGCTTTTGGCCCGCAACCCCTCGCCGGACCGGTGCGAGGTGCGCGAGGCCGTGTCCGGCAACCTCTGCCGCTGCACAGGGTACGTCAAGATCGTGGATGCGGTGATGGACGCGGCCGAGGCCATGCGCGGGGGGGATTCATGA
- a CDS encoding FAD binding domain-containing protein translates to MSGGVCCPKSLEQLWPLLDDGAVAMAGGTDLLARRRGRAPAFVACLERIESLCGVREEDGFLRLGACETHSRLLRHPLVAGRLPVLARALSVLGSPLVRNMGTLGGNIVTASPAGDTLAPLYALDAVVELASRQGTRRVPLAGFILGPGRTGLQPGEIVAAVLAPLPDAGALQHFEKVGRRKALAISVVSLAAVIATDSQGVVTQARLAFGSVGPTVARCPRAEALLAGRRLDRESLLAAGEALRGEISPIDDLRATAAYRRDVAGNLLLRLAQ, encoded by the coding sequence ATGAGCGGCGGCGTTTGTTGCCCGAAGAGCCTCGAGCAGCTGTGGCCTCTTCTCGATGACGGGGCCGTGGCCATGGCCGGGGGCACGGACCTGCTGGCGCGTCGCCGTGGGCGGGCTCCCGCTTTCGTGGCCTGCCTGGAGCGGATCGAGAGCCTGTGCGGCGTCCGCGAAGAGGACGGGTTCCTGCGCCTGGGCGCGTGCGAGACCCACTCTCGGCTCCTGCGCCATCCCCTGGTGGCCGGAAGGCTGCCCGTGCTGGCGCGGGCGCTTTCCGTGCTCGGCTCGCCGCTAGTCCGCAACATGGGAACGCTCGGGGGAAACATCGTCACCGCTTCGCCTGCGGGGGACACCCTCGCGCCGCTCTACGCCCTGGACGCCGTGGTGGAGCTCGCCTCAAGGCAGGGAACCCGGCGCGTCCCCCTGGCCGGGTTCATCCTCGGGCCGGGGCGCACCGGGCTTCAGCCGGGCGAGATCGTCGCGGCCGTGCTGGCGCCGCTGCCGGACGCCGGAGCGCTCCAGCATTTCGAGAAGGTGGGGCGGCGCAAGGCCCTGGCCATCTCGGTGGTCAGCCTCGCCGCCGTGATCGCCACGGATTCTCAGGGAGTTGTCACGCAGGCGCGTCTGGCGTTTGGCAGCGTCGGCCCCACGGTGGCCCGCTGTCCGCGTGCCGAAGCCCTTCTTGCCGGGCGACGCCTGGACCGTGAATCCCTGCTGGCCGCCGGGGAAGCTCTCCGGGGCGAAATCTCACCCATCGACGACCTGCGGGCCACGGCGGCCTATCGCCGGGACGTGGCCGGGAACCTGCTCTTGCGCCTGGCGCAGTAA